The DNA segment CTTTAATATCATATATACCTCCTAAAGGAGGGTTTCCTCGCCTTAACATAATATTTAAAGCTTCTTCTGTTTCATCTTGTGAGTTTTTTACTTCAATATAATCCTTCATAGGAAATAATTCATCTACTATTTTTTTTCCTAAAGATGACTCTGCTTTCTTTTTGAGTTTATCTTTTATTTTAAAATATTCTAATGTATTTAAGGATTTTCCATTTATAATATTCAAATTATTGTACACCTCTCTATGTTACTTTTAATCTATTCGTCTCTATTCATCTTCCTTACTTCTATAATAAGGTTATTTAAAGTAATATTTAATCTATCTATTTCTGATTTAATCTCATAAATTTTTTTGTCAATATATTGGGGTCTTCCATCTTCTTTATATATACCGAGATCTTTTCTCCTTACATGTCCCTCAGTCTTCTTTAATATTACACTAAATTTTCCAGATGCTTCTATTGTAGCTTTTTCTACTTCTTTTTCATCATCTACACCAAATATTCTCAATTCTTGCCTTAAATTATATATATTAAATTTTTCTTTTCTCATATTTTCTTTTAATATTTTTCCATCTTTTATAAGATATCTTGGTCTACCTTCAATTACTTTTGCAACCTTTCTAGATTTATAAGCAACTACAGCCAAAACAACCTCCAGGGCAGCTATTGTAACTAAAACTAATATACCATCATGAAAAGGTATTTTACGTTCTAATGCTACTGCACTCATTATATGACCAATACCAGTCATTAATACAAAATCAAAAGCGCCTAATTCACCTATAGATCTTTTTCCCATAAGTCTTACAGTTAATAAAGCTAAAAAGTAAACACCAATTGCACGTGCCAAATATATTGGATCTTCTACTAAATGTTTATGCATATTTATTCCTCCAGTTTAGATATTAATATATATTCTAAACTTTGGAATAAAATTTATTCTTTATTTATTTATCATATTCGTTTTTTAATTCTTCTAGCTCTTTTTTTATCTTTATTAATTCTACTTGATTTTCAAATAACTTGTTTTGTAATCCATTTATCATTTTTTCACTTTCTTCTAATTCTTTTTCTTTTAATTGTAGAGAATCTTTAAGATCTTTAGCCAATATAGAATTCTTATCATTTTCTTTTTTTACATTATATAGTTCTTCCCTAACTTCATCTCTTTCAGATTTTAACTTCTTAGATTCAATATTTAACTCTGAATTTTCATTTTTAATTCTATCTAACTCTTCAAGGGGTTCTTTAATTTCTTCTTTTAGGTCCTCTAAATCAAGTTTAACCTTATAGTATTCATCAGTTATAGTAAATGCAGTAAGTATTGCTGCCATTGATTGACTAAATTTGTTATTCTTATTTATAATTTCTTTCATCTTTGAATCTATATAGTTAGCAATATGGTTAATATACTCTTCAGACTCTTCTCCTATTACAGTATAATCTTGTCCATTTATTTTTACTATGACTTTTCTTTTTTCAGCCATAACATCCTCTCCTCTTTCATCGTTTATATATTTATTATATAGCTTATATCAATAAATTTAAAGGGTATGGTTTAAACCATACCCTTTAAATTTATTTTCTCAAACTTGCATCAAGTTTATCAATCAATTTTTTTACTATTTTTTGATGAACTTCTGAAACCTCTTCATCTTTTAATGTTTTTTTGCTAGATCTATAAACAATAGAGTATGCTACACTTTTTTTATTTTCTGGTATTTGATCTCCTCTATATATATCAAATAAATTTATTTCTTCAACTAAATCTCCTGAATTTTCTTTTACTATATCTTCTATTTGTTTCACTAAAACTTCCTCATCAACTACTAATGCTATATCTCTAGTGATAGATGGATATTTAGGTAATTCCTTATATTCTCTATCTAATTTAGTTAAATAAGTTAAAATATCTAAATCAATTTCAGTTATATAAGTTCTCTGTTTTAATCCATAATTATTCATAACATCTGGATGAACTTCCCCCATCACTCCTAAAACATGATCTCCCTTCATTATACTAGCACATCTACCGGGATGAAATGTATTATTATTTTCTTCTACAAAATATTCTACATCTTCAATACCAAGTAATGAAAATAGATTATTTAATATACCTTTTAAATAAAAGAAATCTGACGCACCATACATTCCTATAGTTAAATTCTTTATTTCTTGTGGAAGACTTTTTGAATCAATACTTTTTGGTATGAAGATATTGCCAATTTCATAGCTCCAAGCTTTATTTACTCCATATTTATAATTTCTAGCCAATACTTCCAATGTATTTGGAATAAGGGTAGTTCTCATAACACTAAAATCATCACCTAATGGATTTTTAATTTTTACACTTCTTCTTTTTACACTATCTTCTGGCAAATTAATTTTATCATAAGCTTTAGGACTTATAAATGAGTATGTTGTTATTTCATTTATACCTATACCTGTGAGTGAGTTTTTTATATAATCTTCTATTTCTCTTTTTAAACTCTTACCACCTTTAGTTAATACTCCTACGAGTGGTTTAGATTCAATATTATGAAATCCATATATTCTCCCTATTTCTTCTACTAAATCTGTTTCCATTGTTATATCACTTCTAAAAGTAGGAATAGTTGTAACAATATAATCATCTTTTTTAAATGATTTAAGTTCTAAATCATTTAAAATCTTAATCATATCATTAGTATCTAAATTTATTCCTAGCATATCATTTACTTTATTTGGTCTTAATTCAATATTTATTTCATCTGATTTGTTTGGATATATATCAATATTACCCTCTACAATATCTCCAGCACCAATCATCTCTATTAGTTGACATACTCTATTAGCTGCTTTATCTGAAATATTTGCATCTAAATCTTTTTCATATTTTGCTGAAGCATCAGTTCTTATTCCTAATCCCTTTGCAGTAAGTCTTATATTTCTGCCATCAAAATTTGCAGATTCTATAAGTATATTTTTTGTATTAGAATATACTTCTGTATTTTCTCCACCCATTACACCTGCTACTGCAATTGGTTTCTCTACATCTGATATAACTAACATATCTTCTGAAAGTTTTCTTTCTACTGAATCTAATGTAGTTATTTTTTCATCATTTTTTGCATTTCTAACAATTATTTTATCACCATTTATTTTATCTAAATCAAATGCATGTATTGGTTGACCTAACTCAAGCATAACATAATTTGTTATGTCTACTATATTATTTATAGGTCTAATATTTGATTCAACTAATTTCCTTTGTAACCACATAGGAGAAGATTTTACTTTTACATTTTTTACAACTTTAGCATAATATCTATTACATAAATTTTCATTTTTTATTTCAATATTACTTATCAAATTTTTTATATTATCTACCTGATTTTGTATAATAATTTCAGGATATTTTAACTTTCTAGAAAAAGTAGCCGCTGTTTCACGTGCCATACCTATAATACTTAAACAATCTGATCTATTAGGAGTTATCTCAAAGTCTATAACTTCACCTTCAAGTTCTAAAGCTTTTCTTATATCTTCCCCTAAGGTAAACTCTTCATCTAAAATATATATGCCATCTTTTAATTCTTTTGGAATTAAATCCTCTTTTATACCAAGTTCATTAGCTGAACAAAGCATTCCTTTTGATGTTTCTCCTCTTAATTTACCTTTTTTAATTTTTGTACCATCTGGTAGTCTTGCTCCAACTAATGCTACTGGAACATAATCATTTTCTCTTATATTAGTAGCTCCAGTAACTATTTGTAAAATATCTTCTCCAATATCAATCTTAGTTATAACAAGTTTATCAGCATTAGGATGAGGTTTTATTTCTAAAATTTTACCTACCACTACTTTTTTTACACCTTTATCTACTTGTTCAATTGAATCAACATGTGAACCACTCATTGTAAGTTTTTCTGCTAGTTCTCTTGTTTCAATATCTTCTATATCTATATATTCTCTTAGCCATTTAATCGGTATTAACATAATTTTCCTCCTTATTAAAATTGATTTAAAAATCTCATATCATTTTCAAATAATAGTCTAATATTATTTATATTATATTTAACCATTGCAATTCTATCTACACCAAGTCCAAAGGCAAACCCACTATATTCATCTGGATCTAACCCACAATTTTTAAGTACCTGAGGATGAACCATTCCACAACCTAATAATTCCATACTCCATCCTGTACCATTACATGATTTACAGCCTTCTCCCATACATTCTAAACAAGAAACATCTACTTCAGCACTTGGCTCTGTAAAAGGAAAATAATGTGGTCTAAATCTAGTTTTCATTCCTTCTCCAAATAACTCTTTTATAAACATATCTATTGTATGCTTTAAATTTGCCATTGTGATATTTTTATCTATAACTAAACCTTCCAGTTGGTGAAACATTGGTGAATGTGTATCATCTACATCATCAAATCTAAAAGTCCTACCTGCTGATATTATTTTTAAAGGTGGTTTTTTTTCTTTCATAGCTCTAATTTGAACTGGAGAAGTATGTGTTCTAAGTAATATATCATCTGTTATATAAAATGTATCAGTTATATCTCTTGAAGGATGATTTTCAGGAGAATTCAAAGCATCAAAATTATTACTTACAGTTTCAACTTCTGGACCTTCAACTATTTCAAATCCCATATTCAAAAATACATTTTCTAAATTCTCTATTGTTTGCATTAAAGGATGTCTATGTCCTAAATTTAGATTTTTACCTGGCAAAGTAATATCTAACTTTTCTTTTTTAAATTTTTCTTTTTTTCTCTCATTTTCTAAAGTTAATTTTATATCTTTAATTTTATTTTCTAATTCTTCTCTTACCTCATTAACAACCTTACCAATTATAGGTCTTTCTTCTTTAGATAAAGAACCCATACCTCTTAATATCTTAGTAAGCTCTCCTTTTTTTCCTAAATACTTAACTCTAAATTTATCTAAATCAGATAAATTCTTAATCATATTTAATTCTTTTATAGCAATACTTCTTAAATCTTTAATTTTTTCTCTCATTAAAATACTCCTTTCTTTTTTACATAAAATAAAAACCTTCATCTCAAAGAGACGAAGGTTATCCGCGGTACCACTCTTATAGCTATAAAAATATAGCCACTCAAAATTTTAACAGCAAAGCTGGCATAGATCTACTTTTTTCAATCTAGCAGTTCAGAAGTGAACTTCAATATCATCACATATAAGAATATTTGCAGCCAAGATATTCTCTCTCTGTATATGTATCAAATATTTACTCTCTTCATCATAACTTTTAAATATTAATTTATCGATAAGTTCTTATACATAAGATATGCATTTACAGATCCCGTAAGTTCAAAAATATGCCAAAACAATTGAGCATATGCCATTTGCTTACACCCCTTTAATGCTATTTAATTAAATTATAGCACTCAATTAATATAAATACAAGGAGTATACAAGCATAAAATATAAATTTTCTAAATATTTTTTCTTTGTCTTAATACTTCATACATAATTATAGATGAAGCCATAGCAACATTCAATGATTCTGAATTCCCAATCATAGGTATAATTATATTTTCATCACTTAAGTTATATATATCATTTCCTACTCCATTTCCTTCATTTCCTATAATAACTGCTATATTTTTTTTAAAATCAACATCATAGCAATATTTAGATTCATTTAATGTAGTAGCAAAAATTTTTATATCTTTTTCTTTTAACTTTAAAATTGTTTCTTTTATATCTTCTACATGAATTATAGGAATATGAAATAAGGAACCCATTGTGGAACGTAAAACTTTTTGATTATAAACATCAACTGAACCTTTACTTATAATTATACCTGTAGCTCCTAAAGCATCTGCACTTCTTATTATAGTACCCATATTGCCTGGATCTTGTAGTCTATCTAATATTATTATGAAATCTTTCTCAGTGAATATATCTTCTATACTATAATTTTTCATTTTTATAACTGCTAGTATTCCTTGAGGAGTTTCTGTATCCGATACGTCATTAAATAAAGATTCATTAACTTTATATGTTTTATATCTTCCATCTATAAAATCAAGTAATTCTTTACCCATTTGAACATCAAATAATTTATCAGAGTATAAAATATATTCTATATCTTCTTTTGATCTTATAGCATCTTCAACTATTCTAATCCCCTCTATAAAATAAAGCCCTCTTTTTATTCTATTCTTTTTTTTATTTAAACTTCTAACTTCTTTTATGATTTTATTGGATGAACTTTCTATCTCCATATTGTCACCTATTTTTCTAATGTTTTTAAATCTTTATTATGACCAATTACAATTAAAACATCACCTTTATCAATTTTATCATCGGCATAAGGTGTAATATTTATCTCTTCACCATGTCTAATTGCAATAACATTTATTCCATATTTACTTGGTAATTTTAATTGGTTCAATGTTTTTTCTTCCCAATCTTTTAGAGCAGTTACTTCAACAATACTATAATCAGGTGCAAATTCAATATGATCTAATATATTAGAAGATACTAAGCTCCTAGCAACTCTACTTCCCATATCTCTTTCAGGGAATACTACTTTATCTGCTCCTGTCTTTTCTAATACTTTAGCATGAAGTGCATTCTGTGCTTTAGCTATTACAAATTTTATCCCTAATTCTTTTGCCATTAATGTTGCCATTATAGATGCCTGTAAATCCGAACCTATAGTAACTACTGCAACATCAAAATTTCTTACTCCTAGGGACTTAAGTGAGTTTTCATCTATAGCATCTGCTTGAACTGCATAAGTTACTTTATCTGATATTTCCTGTACTTTTTCTTCATTTTTATCTATAGCTAATACATCATAACCTAAATTATAAAGTGTAACAGCAACACTTGTACCAAAACTTCCACAACCTATTACCACAAATTGTTTCATATAAAAACCTCCTATCCTACAGTAATTCTTTCTTTTGGATATCTATATAATCCTTTTTTCTCTTTTCTTCTCTTAGCAAATGCAAATGCCATTGTAAGTGGTCCAAGTCTTCCAATAAACATTGTTATTGCAATTATTACTCTTCCAATATCTGATAAATACGGAGTAAGCCCTCTAGAGAGACCTACTGTACCAAATGCTGATACAGTTTCAAAAGTAATATCTAAAAAACTATATCTTTCTAAATTAGTTTCTGTTAAGGACAATATCATTGTAACTACTATTACTATAAGCAGTCCTATTCCAAGAACTGCAAGAGCCCTAAATATAATTTCTACAGGAATTCTTCTTGCAAATATTTTAACATCACTATCTCCTCTAACAACTGAAATAATAGCTAGTATTACAACTCCTATTGTTGTAGTTTTTATACCACCTGCAGTAGAACCTGGTGATCCTCCTATAAACATAAGTATTATTATCATAAAAGCAGTAGCATTTGTAACTCCCGCCATACTTACACTATTAAAACCTGCTGTTCTAGGAAGTACTGAATGGAAGAACGAAGCCATTACTTTTGAGCCAAATGATAAATTTCCAATAGTTTCAGGATTATTATATTCTACAGCTAAGAATATTACAAATCCTATTAATAAAAGAGCTAAAGTCATAGCTAAAACTACTTTTGTATGTAATAATAATTTTCTAAATTGCCTTGTAGAAGACATATCAAGATAGACTGAATATCCTATACCACCTAATATAACAAGTAAACTTATAGTCCCATTTATAATAGGACTAGTAACGTAAGATTCTAAACTATTACCTATAATATCAAACCCTGCATTACAATAAGCTGATATAGCATGAAATACAGAATACCATAACCCTTTGCCAATACCATATTCAGGTATGAATTTAAAAGATAATAATACAGTTCCTATACCTTCTATCACAAAAGTAGATATTATAATATAACGTGTAAGCTTAACAACTCCTGAAAGTGAAAATTGATTAAGCTCTTCTTGCATTATAAGTCTATCCTTAAGTGTTATCTTTTTTCCTATAAGTAATGGCACTAAAGTTGCCATGGTCATAAATCCTAATCCTCCAATTTGTATTAAAAGAAGAATTACAACTTTACCAAATAGTGACCAATGGGCTGCAGTATTAACCACTACAAGTCCAGTAACAGATACAGCTGAAGTAGCAGTAAAAAATGCATCTATAAATCCAATACTTTTCCCACTAGCAGAAGCCATAGGCAAATTAAGTAATGTTGCTCCTATAAATATTAAAGCAGCAAATCCTAAAACTAATACTTGAGCAGGATTAGATTTTAATTCATTAACTCTATTTTTAAGTTCTATTTTAATCATCCCCTAAAATCATCTATTAACAATTAATTTCCATTATATCATTTTAAGTTTAAGAGTAAAAGTAACAAAATGTATTATAGCCTAAAAAAATCAAAAATAAAAGCTCCGCTAATGGGAACTTTTATCTTATATATTTTCTTTTGCTGTTTCTACTAATGATTTAAATCCTTCAGGATCATAAATTGCCATTTCAGAAAGCATTTTTCTATTTATATCTATATTAGATTTCTTTAATCCATTTATAAATTTACTGTAAGATAAACCATTCATTCTTGCAGCAGCATTTATTCTTGTAATCCAAAGTTTTCTAAAATCTCTCTTTCTTAATTTACGTCCGATATATGCTGATCTAAGAGCTCTCATAACTGCTTGATTTGCAGGTTTGAATAATCTGCTTTTTGCCCCATAATATCCTTTTGCAAGTTTTAATACTTTTTTATGTTTCTTTTTAGCATTCATTGCTTTTTTAACTCTTGCCATTCTAAAAACCTCCTTTTAACTATCCTCTTCTATTTGTATGGTAATAATTTTTCAATTCTTTTTTGATCACTATTATCCATTATTTTTTCTTTTCTTAATTGTCTTTTTCTTTTTGCAGATTTTTTACCTAAGATATGACTTGTATAGTTACTCCATCTTTTTATCTTACCTTTACCTGTTTTCTTAAATCTTTTAGCTGCTCCTCTATGAGTTTTCATTTTTGGCATACTATTTCCTCCTCTCGATTATGACTCTTTTGGAGATAAAAACATTACCATATTTCTACCTTCCATTTTAGCTTTTTTATCTATAACTCCTACCTCAGAAGTCAATTCAGCAAATTGTCCAAGTACTTCTCTTCCAATTTCTGTATGTCCAAGCTCTCTTCCTCTAAATCTAACTGTAACTTTTACTTTATCTCCGTTTTCAAGAAATTTAACCGCTTTACTACTTTTAACATTAAGGTCATGTTCTTCTATTCTTGGTGTAAGTCTTATTTCTTTTATGTTAATAGTTTTCTGATTTTTCTTAGCTTCTTTTTCTTTTTTAGCTTGTTCATATTTGTACTTACCGTAGTCCATTACTCTACAAACTGGCGGCTTAGCATTTGGAGCTACTTTTACAAGATCTAGCTTCCTGTCATAAGCAATAGCTTGAGCTTTTTTAACAGGAACAACTCCTACTTGATCACCATTGGAATCAATAAGTCTTACTTCTCTGTCTCTAATTTGCTCGTTAATTTGAAGTTCTTTAATATCAAGGCACCTCCTATTTAATTTAAACACATAAAAAAAGCGAGTTCTTTGAACTCCGCTTTCTCATAAATAGAAAAAAACATAAATATCCCTAAATGTTTTTTGTTCTATTAACCTAATAAGCTTAAAGCCATAAGGTGAGAAGCGGAAACTTCTGCTTTGTTTTCTATTACATTATATGTGATTAATTTTAAAATGTCAAGAGATTTATAAAAATATACTTCTATATAATACCATTATCTATAGTTAATTATTTCTAATATTACAATACTAATTGGTTAAACTATTATTACAAAATTATATAAAGGCGGAGATAACTTGAAAAATAAATTATTTAAAATATGTTTAGTCTCTTTAATAATAATTTCTTTCATCTTATTATATGATACACTTTCTAGATCGATAAATATTTCAAACCTTAAAATAGGTGAAAGAATTTTCATATGGCTCGTAACTGGTTCTATGTTTTTCTATTATAAAAAATCAAATGGGGATAGACAATTAGTTATGGCTTCTATAAACTCTGATAAAAAATCAGATGATAATTTTTCTAAGAAAAATAGACCAAATGTTTCTTTTAAAGATGTTGCAGGTTTAGAAGAAGTAAAAGAAGAAATGCAAGAGATTATTGATTTTATAAACGATTCGGAAAAATTTCATAAAATGGGAGCTAAAATCCCAAATGGAATCTTGTTTCATGGACCTCCAGGAACTGGAAAAACTCTTCTTGCTAAAGCAGTTGCCGGCGAAACAAATTCAACTTTTTTATACTCAAGTGGTTCAGAATTTGTTGAAAAATACGTAGGGGTAGGAGCAAAAAGAATAAGGGGACTTTTTGAAAAAGCTAGAAAAGATTCTCCTGCAATAATATTCATAGATGAAATTGATGCTATAGGATGTAAAAGGAATATGGATAGTAATAATGAAAAAGACCAAACTCTAAACCAGCTGTTAGTGGAAATGGACGGATTTAGTGATAAATCTACAGTCATAATAATAGGAGCAACAAATAGACTAGATTTATTAGATGAAGCACTACTTAGACCCGGTAGATTTGATAGACATATATATATAGGAAATCCAAATTTGAAAGCAAGAGAAGATATTTTTAATGTTCATATTAAAAATAAACCAATTGATAAGTCTGTAAATATTGGCGATTTATCAAGAAAAACTCATGGATTTACAGGTGCTCAACTTGCGAGTATTGCTAATGAAGCTGCTATAATTGCAGTGAGAAACAAAAAGAAAAAAATAGATAATATCGATTTTAATGCAGCAATAGAAAGAGTAGTAGCTGGACTGGAAGTAAAGCATCCTACTGTCTTAAAAAAGGAAAAAAATATAGTAGCACATCATGAAGCTGGCCATGCAATTGTAGGAAAGCTATTAAATTCAGATATGATACAAAAAATTTCTATAGTTCCTAGAGGAGAAGCCCTAGGTTATGTTTTAAATTTTCCAGATGAAGAAAGATATTTACTTACTCAACAAGAGTTATATAATAAAATAATAGTATTATTAGCAGGAAGAGCCGCAGAAAAAATTTGTTTCGATGAAGTAACTACAGGTGCTCAAAACGACTTAAAAAAAGCTACTAAATTAGCTAATAATATGGTGTGTAATTATGGAATGAGTTCCTTAGGTAATATATCAATTGATGAAACTCACATAAGATACTCTATTGATACTATTAATACTGAGGTTAAAACAATAATGGAAGATTGTTATTCTAAAGCACTAGATATAATAAGAAACAATGAACATATTTTAAAAGAAGTTGCAAATTATCTTTTAGAAAAAGAAACTATGGATAAAGAACAATTAGATATACTTTTAAATAAAAAAGATAATTTAAGTAAAACAGCTAATTAAAGACACCCTAAGGTGCCTTTAATTAGCTTTATTTTTCTTCTATTTCTTTTGTAATCATATCTATAAACTCTTCCACTTTTATAGCTCCAGTATCTCCTTTTTCTCTTGAACGAACTGAAACTTTACCTTCATTTTCTTCCTTTTCACCTATAACAAGCATATAAGGAATTTGTTGTAACTGTGATTCTCTTATCTTATACCCTATCTTTTCTGATCTATCATCTAATTCTACTTTTATACCTTTTCTTCTAAGTTCCTTCATAATCTCACTACCATAATCATTAAATTTATCAGATATAGGAAGTATAGTTGCTTGAACTGGAGCTAACCATGTAGGGAATTTACCAGCAAAATGTTCTATTAGTATTCCAATAAATCTCTCAATACTCCCTAAAGCTGCAGTATGAATAATTATTGGTCTATGCTTATCTCCATCATCACCTATATATGTTAAATCAAACCTCTGAGGCATTTGAAAATCTAATTGTATAGTTCCACATTGCCAAGTTCTTCCTATGGCATCTTCTAAGTGAAAATCTATTTTAGGTCCATAAAAAGCTCCATCACCTTCATTTAAAATATAATCCACTTCAAGTTCTTCTAATGCATCTCTTAATGCAGTCTCAGCCATATTCCAATCTTCTTCAGTTCCCATTGATTTTTCAGGTCTAGTAGACAATTCAATATTATATTTAAAACCAAAAGTAGTATAAATCTTGTCAATTTTTCTTACCACACCTTTGATTTCATCCTTTATTTGTGATGGTAACATAAATATATGTGCATCATCTTGAGTAAAGGCACGAACTCTCATAAGCCCATGTAATGCTCCTGATAATTCATGTCTATGAACCTTCCCAACTTCTGCAACTCTCATTGGAAGATCTCTATAGGAATGCATCTCATTTTTATATACTAAAAATCCTCCTGGACAATTCATAGGTTTAATAGCAAAATCCTCTTCATCAATTTTTACTGCATACATATTTTCTCTGTAATGATGCCAATGACCTGAAGTTTCCCAAAGCTTTCTACTTAATATTATAGGTGTCTCTACTTCTACGTATCCTTCTTCCTTATGAAGAGTTCTCCAAAATTCTAATAATGTATTCTTAAGTTCTGTTCCTTTTGGTAAGAAAAATGGAAATCCAGGACCTTCTTCTAATATAGTAAATAGACCTAACTCTTTTCCTAATTTTCTATGGTCTCTTTTTTTAGCTTCTTCCATACGTTCAATATATGCATCTAAATCTTTTTTCTTTTCAAAAGAAGTTCCATATATTCTTTGAAGCATTTTATTTTTTTCATCGCCTCTCCAATATGCACCAGCTATATTTAGTAATTTAAAAGCTTTAACTTTTTTTGTACTTGGTAAATGTGGTCCTCTACATAAATCTACAAAGTCTCCTTGTTTATAAAAAGATATTTCTTCACCTTCTGCTAAATCTTCAACTAACTCTATTTTATAATCTTCACCTTGTTCCCTTAGAAATTCAATAGCTTCTTCTCTTGGTAAAACAAACTTTTCCATAGGTAAATCTTGTTTTACTATTTTTTTCATTTCTTTCTCTATTTTTTCTAAATCTTCAGGAGTGAATTTATGATCAGTATCAAAATCATAATAAAAACCATCTTTTATTGCAGGTCCAATTGCTAGCTTAGTGTCAGGGTATAATTTTTTAACTGCATTTGCTAATATATGAGCACTAGTATGTCTAAATACCTCCTCTCCACCCTCATCATTAAATTTTAATAATACTAAATCAGCATCTCTATTTATTTCTTCATTAAGACCAACTAATTTTCCATTCACCTTTGCGCCAGTTATAACTCTTGCAAGTCCCTCACTAATATCTTTTGCAACTTGCAAAGGAGTTACTTTTTCTTCATATTCTTTTATAGAATTATCTGGTAAACTAATTTTTATATTTGCCATATCTATTCCTCCTTATAACTTTATTTTAAAAAATAAAAAACCTCACTCCTAGAATACTCTAGGGGCGAGGTATATTCGCGGTTCCACCCTTGTTTTTACTTTAAAATCTTAACGTGATTAACGGAAATCTTTAGCCTAATGGTTCAGATTCAACTCCAGGTTAGTTTTCAATTGAACATATTTAGAAATACTTACAGCTATTGTATCTCCTCTCTTTAAACTGTTTTCAATTTACTCGACCCTTCAAAGTTATTATGAATATATTTATAATATTATACAACTTTATATGTTATTTGTCAATATATTTTCCACTTTAAAAAACAAAAAATACTAATATTCCTTGTATAGCTCCTATTAATAACCCTAATATTCCTCCTAATATTTCTATATGCTTTAATTCTTTTTTTGCAATTGATATAATTATTTCTTCAACCTTTTGTATTTCATAATTATTTATTTTATCTTCTACAATTTCTGATATTCTTACGTTTTCAATTGTTTTATCAACCATTTCATCAATTAATTCCTTTATTGTTTTATCTCCTTCTTTTGCAATAAAATCATTCACATAGCTTAATATCATCTTTTTCACTGTAGAAGGAATAATGGAAGGCATTTTT comes from the Senegalia massiliensis genome and includes:
- the thrS gene encoding threonine--tRNA ligase, with amino-acid sequence MANIKISLPDNSIKEYEEKVTPLQVAKDISEGLARVITGAKVNGKLVGLNEEINRDADLVLLKFNDEGGEEVFRHTSAHILANAVKKLYPDTKLAIGPAIKDGFYYDFDTDHKFTPEDLEKIEKEMKKIVKQDLPMEKFVLPREEAIEFLREQGEDYKIELVEDLAEGEEISFYKQGDFVDLCRGPHLPSTKKVKAFKLLNIAGAYWRGDEKNKMLQRIYGTSFEKKKDLDAYIERMEEAKKRDHRKLGKELGLFTILEEGPGFPFFLPKGTELKNTLLEFWRTLHKEEGYVEVETPIILSRKLWETSGHWHHYRENMYAVKIDEEDFAIKPMNCPGGFLVYKNEMHSYRDLPMRVAEVGKVHRHELSGALHGLMRVRAFTQDDAHIFMLPSQIKDEIKGVVRKIDKIYTTFGFKYNIELSTRPEKSMGTEEDWNMAETALRDALEELEVDYILNEGDGAFYGPKIDFHLEDAIGRTWQCGTIQLDFQMPQRFDLTYIGDDGDKHRPIIIHTAALGSIERFIGILIEHFAGKFPTWLAPVQATILPISDKFNDYGSEIMKELRRKGIKVELDDRSEKIGYKIRESQLQQIPYMLVIGEKEENEGKVSVRSREKGDTGAIKVEEFIDMITKEIEEK
- a CDS encoding DUF445 domain-containing protein is translated as MAILEILTMMIIGGTIGWLTNIVAIKLLFRPLYPINIPIINFKIQGLIPKRKDEVAKSIGLVVEEELLSIHEIIDRVIEEDDIYKIKIKIMQKVNEIVDKKMPSIIPSTVKKMILSYVNDFIAKEGDKTIKELIDEMVDKTIENVRISEIVEDKINNYEIQKVEEIIISIAKKELKHIEILGGILGLLIGAIQGILVFFVF